The Pirellulales bacterium genome has a window encoding:
- a CDS encoding AI-2E family transporter: protein MVRIDSGTNSSRLLVLAVVISTIGALYFARGVLIPFALAGFLSFVLSPLVWRLERWRVPRAVAVVLVVTFAGSIVMLIGYAMAGQVFQLTQQLPQYKENLREKVEGVRSTTGGTFSRITNSIGELARELSHTSKQVQDANLSESAAPASGSDAQNSPRENAPVPVKVVEAPMNFVGVLQGSAAALLGSLGTLGVVVVLTVFMLLEREGLRNRVIALAGEGQLHVATQTIDEATNLVSRYLRMQLIINVTYGIAVGLGLWAIGLPNAALWGFLGAVLRFLPYVGPWVAALMPLSVSLAVSHGWTTVLLVAALFVVLELITNNVLEPWLYGSSTGVSPLGIITSAFFWTWLWGPIGLILATPLTVCLTVASRHVPQLRFVHILLSDEPALPTEARVYQRLLAVDQDEAQRVIDDYLAQHDLDQLYEAALLPALAQAERDHADGVLDDARRRFMLEFVEDLIDDIGSRTDGAAVGSPAANADVDESDATASKPRVLVAPAHSPGDIVAGTMLTQRLHARGIAVASASVDTLASEIVELVAVEQIALVALVAVSPISELHAKYLTKRLRRRFPYLKVIIGLWHGRGDGEYTQSRLKSAGADHVVTHFVEMLNLAERLVEHAPPVPTGSTVQAEAV from the coding sequence ATGGTACGCATCGATTCCGGCACGAATTCTTCGCGCCTGCTGGTCCTGGCCGTGGTGATCTCGACGATTGGTGCCCTTTATTTCGCGCGGGGCGTCCTGATTCCCTTCGCCCTGGCCGGGTTCTTGAGCTTTGTACTCTCTCCCCTGGTCTGGCGGCTGGAACGTTGGCGCGTGCCGCGCGCGGTCGCCGTGGTGTTGGTCGTAACGTTCGCCGGCAGCATCGTGATGCTGATCGGTTACGCCATGGCGGGGCAGGTCTTCCAACTGACCCAGCAGTTGCCCCAATACAAGGAAAACCTGCGCGAAAAAGTCGAGGGCGTTCGCTCGACCACCGGCGGCACATTTTCGCGAATTACCAATTCGATCGGCGAGCTTGCGCGGGAGCTTTCGCACACCTCCAAACAAGTGCAAGACGCCAACCTGTCTGAATCGGCCGCGCCGGCGTCAGGCTCGGACGCCCAGAACTCACCGCGAGAGAACGCCCCCGTGCCGGTCAAAGTGGTCGAGGCCCCCATGAATTTCGTGGGCGTGCTGCAAGGCTCGGCCGCCGCGCTGCTCGGCTCGCTCGGCACTCTGGGGGTCGTCGTGGTGCTGACCGTCTTTATGCTGCTCGAACGGGAAGGGCTGCGCAATCGAGTTATCGCACTGGCCGGCGAAGGGCAACTCCACGTCGCCACGCAGACGATCGACGAGGCGACCAACCTCGTGAGCCGCTATCTGCGGATGCAACTGATTATCAACGTGACGTACGGCATCGCGGTCGGCCTAGGCCTGTGGGCGATCGGACTTCCCAACGCGGCCTTGTGGGGCTTCCTTGGCGCCGTCTTGCGGTTTCTCCCTTACGTGGGTCCCTGGGTGGCTGCGTTGATGCCACTGAGCGTGTCGCTGGCCGTCAGTCACGGCTGGACCACCGTGCTGCTGGTAGCAGCGCTCTTTGTCGTGCTCGAGCTCATCACCAACAACGTGCTCGAGCCCTGGCTGTATGGCTCGAGCACGGGTGTCTCGCCGCTGGGCATCATCACGTCGGCCTTTTTCTGGACCTGGCTCTGGGGCCCTATCGGGTTGATCCTGGCCACGCCGCTCACCGTCTGCCTGACGGTCGCTAGTCGCCACGTTCCGCAACTGCGATTCGTTCACATCCTGCTGAGCGATGAACCGGCGCTCCCCACGGAAGCCCGGGTTTACCAGCGTCTGCTGGCCGTCGACCAGGACGAGGCCCAACGCGTCATCGACGACTACCTCGCACAACACGATCTCGATCAACTCTACGAGGCCGCGCTGCTGCCGGCACTGGCGCAGGCCGAGCGCGATCATGCCGATGGCGTCCTCGACGATGCCCGGCGGCGATTCATGCTGGAGTTTGTCGAGGATCTGATCGACGATATCGGCAGCCGCACGGATGGCGCTGCCGTTGGCAGTCCAGCAGCCAATGCGGACGTGGACGAATCAGATGCGACCGCTTCGAAGCCACGGGTGCTGGTTGCGCCGGCCCATTCTCCGGGCGATATCGTCGCCGGCACGATGCTGACCCAACGGCTACACGCACGCGGGATTGCGGTCGCCAGCGCGTCGGTCGATACCCTGGCCAGCGAGATCGTCGAGCTGGTGGCGGTGGAACAGATCGCGCTGGTCGCCCTTGTGGCCGTCTCCCCCATCTCGGAGTTGCACGCAAAATACCTTACGAAACGGCTCCGCCGCCGGTTTCCTTACCTCAAGGTGATTATTGGCTTGTGGCACGGACGCGGCGATGGCGAGTATACGCAGTCGAGATTGAAGTCAGCCGGCGCCGATCACGTCGTAACGCATTTTGTCGAGATGCTCAATCTGGCCGAACGACTGGTGGAACACGCTCCGCCCGTACCGACGGGATCGACCGTGCAAGCCGAAGCCGTGTGA
- a CDS encoding CsbD family protein: protein MNWDQIAGKWTQVKGQVKEKWGKLTDDDLDVIAGKRDQLAGRIRERYGIQKEAAEDQIREFEKSCNC, encoded by the coding sequence ATGAACTGGGATCAAATCGCCGGGAAGTGGACGCAGGTCAAGGGTCAGGTCAAAGAGAAGTGGGGTAAGCTCACCGACGACGACCTCGACGTCATCGCGGGCAAGCGCGATCAGCTCGCCGGCCGCATTCGCGAGCGCTACGGCATTCAAAAGGAAGCCGCGGAAGACCAGATCCGCGAGTTCGAGAAGAGTTGCAACTGTTAG
- a CDS encoding MASE1 domain-containing protein, giving the protein MRSGLMARAGTILTITAAYLLAAKLGLSLAFATEQVSVVWPASGLALAAVMLWGRNVWPGIALGAFLANATANEPLWVATLIACGNTGEALLGAWLLERVVDFRRNLRRIQDVLGLILLAAGASTMFSATVGVTSLCLGNVQPWSDWKHLWQTWWLGDGLGVLVIAPVLLTWSEWRRQGKTIESLFTIESVALAIGVATVSSLAFFGTVNSAELEFQLKYAIFPLVIWAALRFGPRGSASAVLLSLAINLLAAASEMQRLSAAPVEEGLIQLQIYMAVVATTGLLLAAAASERDAEISRAQLGQAVTTALTTTESPDRAAQQLIATVCEHLDWDVGAVWTLDSAGTSLRSVGVWQRADRSHDEFAQATRAMTFAPGVGLPGRVWLRQEAIWIADVTRDDHFLRAAVAARCGLHAACTFPIVLGTRFLGVIEFFHRQIQPSDPELLATMSAIGVQAGLFIERWRTQESLRQREHELTDFLESAALGIQWIDADGTIVWANRALLETLGYERGEFIGHNILEFHFDRTAARDILVRMVQGEAVLDFETRLRAKNGSAHDVLMSSNVYREGGRFAYTRCFVRDVTENKRAEQATQFLADAGSLLAALDDPESTLQEIAALAVPTFADWCVVRMVAPDDSLRVVAIRHVDEAKTELGARLYERYPPRCDLPFGAPHIVATGASELVTELTPEMLQATAQNAEHLEMLVQLALVSYLGVPLRVRGRIVGIVMFGTAESRRRFDAADLAVAEEIARRASLALENAQLYAEVRLADRRKDEFLAVLAHELRNPLAPICSALEILKLPDLETASIDEAHQLIDRQVRHLVRLVDDLLDLARIMQGKIELRMECIDLVATVRRALETAAPTVQTGQHQLEVSLPDEPIYVDADPVRLVQVLSNLINNAAKYTERGGSIAVRCELEGRLGVVRVRDTGIGIAGHLLAPIFEPFFQADEAVRRAQGGMGMGLSLARRLAELHGGSIRAMSAGIGKGSEFIVRLPAVLTKSVSSDEPPGDADASEHDATIERRRTMVVDDNADVAQSLAMLLRLTGQHVRVANDGQTALELARAETPEIVFLDLGMPEMDGFAVAGAFRADPTLRRCVLVALTGWGQEEDRRRTREAGFDHHLVKPASLADVQRILAESNPRQPAGDAATTS; this is encoded by the coding sequence ATGCGATCAGGCCTCATGGCCCGAGCGGGCACGATCCTTACCATAACTGCCGCCTATCTTCTGGCGGCCAAGCTGGGGTTGTCGCTCGCCTTTGCCACCGAGCAAGTCTCCGTCGTATGGCCCGCCTCTGGCCTGGCCCTGGCCGCCGTCATGCTCTGGGGGCGAAATGTCTGGCCCGGGATCGCGCTCGGCGCCTTTCTCGCCAATGCCACGGCGAACGAACCCCTCTGGGTAGCTACCTTGATCGCCTGCGGGAACACCGGCGAGGCCTTGCTCGGGGCATGGCTCCTCGAGCGCGTCGTCGATTTCCGTCGGAACTTGCGCCGCATCCAGGATGTCTTGGGACTGATCCTCCTCGCCGCTGGCGCCAGCACCATGTTCAGCGCTACGGTGGGGGTGACGAGTCTCTGTCTCGGCAATGTCCAACCCTGGTCTGATTGGAAGCACCTTTGGCAAACGTGGTGGTTGGGCGACGGGCTCGGGGTGCTGGTGATCGCTCCGGTGCTTCTCACTTGGAGCGAATGGCGTCGGCAGGGCAAAACGATCGAGTCGCTCTTCACGATCGAGTCGGTCGCCCTGGCCATCGGAGTCGCCACGGTCAGCAGCCTGGCCTTCTTCGGCACGGTGAACTCCGCGGAGCTCGAGTTCCAACTCAAGTACGCCATCTTCCCGCTGGTGATCTGGGCCGCACTCCGCTTTGGCCCGCGCGGATCGGCCTCGGCCGTGTTGCTCTCGTTGGCCATCAACCTGCTGGCAGCGGCGAGCGAAATGCAACGTCTGAGCGCCGCTCCGGTCGAAGAAGGGCTGATTCAACTGCAAATCTACATGGCGGTCGTCGCCACAACAGGTTTGCTCTTGGCCGCCGCGGCCTCCGAACGCGACGCGGAAATCAGCAGAGCCCAACTGGGGCAGGCCGTGACGACCGCGCTCACGACCACCGAATCGCCCGACCGGGCGGCGCAGCAACTGATCGCCACCGTCTGCGAGCATCTCGATTGGGACGTCGGCGCCGTGTGGACCCTCGATTCTGCCGGCACTTCGCTCCGCTCGGTCGGCGTGTGGCAGCGTGCCGATCGGTCCCACGATGAGTTTGCGCAGGCCACCCGCGCAATGACGTTCGCTCCAGGAGTCGGTTTGCCGGGGCGCGTCTGGTTGCGGCAGGAAGCGATCTGGATTGCGGACGTCACCCGCGACGACCATTTCCTCCGCGCGGCCGTCGCGGCACGTTGCGGCCTGCACGCGGCATGCACATTTCCCATCGTGTTGGGGACTCGCTTTCTGGGCGTGATTGAGTTCTTCCATCGGCAGATTCAGCCGTCCGATCCTGAACTGCTGGCCACGATGAGCGCCATCGGCGTGCAGGCGGGCTTGTTCATCGAGCGCTGGCGGACGCAAGAATCGCTGCGCCAGCGCGAGCACGAATTGACCGACTTTCTCGAGAGTGCGGCCCTGGGCATTCAATGGATCGATGCCGATGGCACGATCGTCTGGGCCAATCGTGCCCTGCTCGAAACGCTGGGCTACGAGCGAGGCGAGTTCATCGGACACAACATTCTCGAATTTCATTTCGATCGCACCGCTGCCCGCGACATCCTGGTACGCATGGTGCAGGGCGAGGCCGTGCTCGACTTCGAGACCCGTTTGCGTGCCAAGAACGGTTCGGCCCACGATGTGTTGATGAGCTCGAACGTCTACCGCGAAGGAGGCCGTTTCGCCTATACGCGTTGCTTCGTGCGCGACGTCACCGAAAACAAACGCGCCGAGCAAGCGACCCAATTCCTCGCCGACGCGGGCTCGTTGCTGGCCGCGCTCGACGATCCCGAGAGCACGCTACAGGAAATCGCGGCCCTGGCCGTGCCGACCTTCGCCGACTGGTGCGTTGTGCGGATGGTCGCGCCCGACGACAGCCTGCGCGTGGTGGCCATTCGCCATGTGGACGAAGCCAAGACCGAACTGGGAGCCCGCCTTTACGAGCGGTATCCTCCCCGTTGCGACTTGCCGTTCGGAGCTCCGCACATCGTGGCCACGGGCGCGTCGGAACTCGTCACGGAGCTGACTCCAGAGATGCTCCAGGCCACGGCCCAGAATGCCGAGCACCTGGAGATGCTCGTGCAACTGGCGCTCGTCTCGTATCTGGGCGTTCCGCTGCGCGTCCGCGGTCGCATCGTCGGGATCGTCATGTTCGGTACGGCCGAGTCGCGACGTCGCTTCGATGCGGCCGATCTGGCCGTCGCCGAGGAGATCGCACGGCGGGCATCCCTGGCACTCGAGAACGCGCAGTTGTACGCCGAAGTGCGATTGGCCGATCGCCGCAAGGACGAATTTCTCGCCGTGCTCGCGCACGAGCTCCGCAATCCCCTTGCGCCGATCTGCAGCGCGCTCGAAATCCTGAAATTACCGGACCTGGAAACGGCCTCGATCGACGAGGCCCACCAGCTTATCGACCGCCAGGTGCGCCACCTCGTGCGCCTGGTCGACGACCTGCTCGATCTCGCGCGCATCATGCAGGGCAAGATCGAGCTGCGCATGGAATGCATCGACCTCGTGGCCACCGTGCGCCGTGCCTTGGAGACCGCCGCGCCCACGGTACAAACCGGTCAGCATCAACTCGAGGTCTCGCTGCCCGACGAACCGATCTATGTCGATGCCGATCCCGTGCGGCTGGTGCAGGTCTTGTCGAACCTCATCAACAACGCCGCCAAGTACACCGAGCGCGGCGGAAGCATCGCCGTGCGGTGCGAGCTGGAAGGCCGACTCGGTGTCGTACGCGTGCGCGATACCGGCATCGGCATCGCCGGTCATTTGTTGGCGCCGATCTTCGAGCCCTTCTTCCAGGCCGATGAGGCGGTGCGCCGCGCCCAAGGCGGCATGGGCATGGGGCTCTCCCTCGCGCGGCGTCTCGCCGAATTGCACGGCGGTAGTATTCGCGCGATGAGTGCCGGCATCGGCAAGGGAAGCGAATTCATCGTGCGCCTGCCCGCCGTGCTAACCAAGAGCGTTTCATCCGACGAGCCACCCGGCGACGCCGATGCAAGCGAACACGACGCGACGATCGAGCGGCGGCGAACCATGGTCGTCGACGACAACGCCGACGTCGCGCAGAGCCTGGCCATGCTGCTGCGATTGACGGGACAACACGTACGGGTGGCGAACGATGGTCAGACAGCCCTCGAGCTTGCCCGGGCTGAAACGCCTGAGATCGTCTTTCTCGACCTGGGCATGCCCGAGATGGATGGCTTCGCCGTCGCCGGGGCCTTTCGCGCCGACCCCACGTTGCGACGTTGCGTGCTCGTCGCCCTGACAGGCTGGGGACAAGAGGAAGACCGTCGCAGAACGCGAGAGGCGGGCTTCGACCACCATCTCGTCAAGCCGGCATCCCTGGCCGATGTGCAGCGGATTCTGGCCGAATCGAACCCCAGGCAACCGGCGGGCGATGCCGCTACGACCTCGTAG
- a CDS encoding DUF883 family protein, protein MANRIPAKSNKNELRRRAKALHDEVDTTAATVGEHAKQVGRELRNGVAGATEQASRVAEESYKLARNTAASYVEQGRQRATDMEQNVESYITERPLRSVAIAAGIGFIAGLCLLRRF, encoded by the coding sequence ATGGCCAATCGAATTCCAGCCAAATCCAACAAGAATGAGCTTCGCCGTCGGGCCAAGGCCTTGCACGACGAAGTGGATACCACCGCCGCCACGGTAGGAGAGCACGCCAAGCAGGTCGGCCGCGAGCTGCGCAATGGCGTCGCGGGAGCCACCGAGCAGGCCAGCCGTGTTGCCGAAGAGAGCTACAAGCTCGCGCGCAATACCGCTGCCAGCTACGTCGAGCAAGGCCGGCAACGGGCGACCGATATGGAACAGAACGTCGAGAGCTACATCACCGAGCGTCCGCTCCGCAGCGTTGCCATTGCGGCAGGCATCGGCTTTATCGCCGGTCTGTGCTTGCTGCGCCGCTTCTAG
- a CDS encoding ferritin-like domain-containing protein, whose translation MSSLKTLHDLYIEELKDLYSAEKQLLKALPKMAKAADSRQLRQGFEAHLDETEEHVTRLEKIFEDLDASPRGKKCKAMEGLVEEGAEVIKVDAPPSVKDAALIAAAQRVEHYEIAGYGTVRTYAELLGHSAAAKLLQKTLDEEGATDKKLTALAETINVEAEEPVEAAGD comes from the coding sequence ATGTCGTCGCTAAAGACATTGCACGATCTATATATCGAGGAGTTGAAAGACCTGTACAGCGCCGAGAAGCAACTGCTGAAGGCGTTGCCCAAAATGGCCAAGGCCGCCGATTCGAGGCAACTACGACAAGGCTTCGAGGCGCACTTGGACGAAACCGAGGAACACGTGACACGGCTCGAGAAGATTTTCGAAGATCTCGATGCCAGCCCCCGCGGCAAGAAATGCAAGGCCATGGAGGGACTGGTTGAGGAGGGGGCGGAGGTAATCAAGGTAGACGCTCCTCCGAGCGTCAAGGACGCGGCGCTGATCGCCGCCGCCCAACGCGTGGAGCACTATGAGATCGCCGGCTACGGCACGGTGCGGACCTACGCCGAGCTGCTGGGCCATTCGGCCGCCGCGAAGCTCCTGCAGAAAACTCTCGATGAGGAGGGGGCCACCGATAAGAAGCTCACCGCCCTCGCTGAAACGATCAACGTCGAGGCCGAAGAGCCCGTCGAAGCGGCGGGCGACTAG
- a CDS encoding cytochrome P450, producing the protein MIRAHAIAGVPRHVAPISYLAESPLREMLALERTYGDYVCWQDDETRLYFAFGPAANKQVLCDTDTFHACFCPLRGPKNSAQRRVTHGLLSMNGEQHKQHRRVLSVPFQRPALAEYQPAFADTARQMLDEWQTGEVRDLAADMNRLLLAITGKLLFGIDDDGMAIEMAELLEQYMEASHALGMAAVGWHPRATQQYDHLLSLAEEVEARMRQLIAARRERGYRDDSFLSVLLRMQGQEGHELSDDELIGHATLLFGAAQSTTAYTLTWTLALAALHPELLAEVLPEIDQIAGDRPLSLGALNSVPLLDQFIKESMRILPASVYLQRVVMQPTELGPFQLPVGSTVVISQWVSHRQQRIFAEPERFWPDRWKTSQAVPYSYMPFGMGPRLCIGNVWATAILKTVLAMIWQRFAPELCSDQSVDLQVKATMLAPGHQVKMRLHARDRGAVPRIPAGNLADFVDLSALQ; encoded by the coding sequence GTGATCCGTGCTCACGCCATAGCCGGAGTGCCGCGACATGTGGCGCCGATCTCGTACCTGGCCGAAAGTCCGCTCCGCGAGATGCTTGCGCTCGAGCGGACTTATGGCGATTATGTCTGCTGGCAGGATGACGAAACGCGGCTGTACTTCGCGTTTGGCCCGGCTGCCAACAAGCAAGTGTTGTGCGACACCGACACGTTTCATGCCTGTTTTTGCCCGTTGCGCGGTCCGAAGAATTCCGCCCAGCGCCGCGTGACGCACGGTCTGCTCAGCATGAATGGCGAACAGCACAAGCAGCATCGCCGCGTGCTGAGCGTGCCCTTTCAACGCCCTGCCCTGGCCGAGTATCAGCCGGCCTTCGCCGATACCGCGCGCCAAATGCTCGACGAATGGCAGACCGGCGAGGTGCGCGATCTCGCGGCCGATATGAATCGTCTGCTCCTGGCCATCACCGGCAAGCTGCTCTTCGGCATCGATGATGACGGTATGGCCATCGAAATGGCCGAGTTGCTCGAACAGTACATGGAGGCCAGCCATGCCCTGGGCATGGCGGCCGTGGGATGGCATCCCCGGGCCACGCAGCAATACGACCACCTGCTGTCGCTGGCCGAAGAGGTCGAAGCGCGGATGCGCCAGCTCATCGCCGCGCGCCGCGAACGGGGCTACCGCGACGATAGTTTCCTCTCTGTGCTTTTGCGCATGCAAGGTCAGGAGGGGCATGAGCTCAGCGACGACGAATTGATCGGACACGCCACGCTCCTCTTCGGCGCCGCGCAGTCGACGACCGCGTACACGCTCACCTGGACGTTGGCGCTGGCGGCCCTGCATCCCGAGTTGCTGGCCGAAGTCCTGCCCGAGATCGATCAGATCGCGGGCGATCGGCCCCTCTCGCTCGGGGCCCTCAATTCGGTGCCGCTGCTCGACCAGTTCATCAAAGAAAGCATGCGCATCCTGCCCGCCTCGGTCTATCTGCAGCGCGTGGTGATGCAACCGACGGAGTTGGGGCCATTCCAGTTGCCGGTCGGCAGCACGGTGGTGATCAGCCAATGGGTGTCGCATCGCCAGCAGCGGATCTTCGCCGAGCCGGAACGGTTCTGGCCCGACCGCTGGAAGACGTCGCAGGCGGTCCCCTATTCGTACATGCCCTTTGGCATGGGGCCGCGGCTGTGCATCGGCAACGTCTGGGCCACTGCCATTCTGAAAACGGTGCTGGCCATGATTTGGCAACGCTTCGCGCCGGAACTGTGCAGCGACCAATCGGTCGACCTGCAAGTCAAGGCCACGATGCTTGCTCCCGGTCACCAGGTGAAAATGCGGCTGCACGCCCGCGATCGAGGGGCCGTGCCCCGAATTCCCGCGGGCAACCTGGCCGACTTTGTCGACCTGAGTGCCTTGCAATAG
- a CDS encoding response regulator — protein sequence MVADPDLLRSQPHAVLGAILLRDTALIMDQWSQRIRDEFPAARRLHEEALRDHLPQILHAIAEQLASTDADHVPHRAPARRHGETRWDDGWSISNVVHDYLLLRLVILDHLQQTLARPLQMIEIMAVGLVLDETISASIEAYEVGREQFVHGMEQQRTNELSERDRRKDEFLATLGHELRNPLAAIAGALEISRLATPAEPLFTEARDILDRQVQQLTRLVDDLLDISRITRGRLELRRARLEAGQLTTQVAQMLQPVFEMRRQSLRVEIADRLIWLDADPTRLQQILTNVLVNASKYTPPGGHIQLQTDCDEQAALFRVADDGRGIDADLLPRVFDLYTHGERPKHTPDLGLGIGLALVRQLVDLHGGSVMAESDGAGRGATFTIRIPLAQEAQVTPGQGTNGTAVESNGTSCRRVLVVEDHADLARMLSSLVVRCGPEVRVASDGPTALEAAREFQPDLVLLDIGLPGMSGYDVAAELRKLPGLQSAVLVALTGYGQEEDRQRTQTAGFSRHLVKPIAFDVLQQVLRTVCDQRS from the coding sequence ATGGTCGCGGATCCCGATCTTTTGAGGTCCCAGCCCCATGCCGTCCTGGGGGCCATCTTGTTGCGCGACACGGCCTTGATCATGGATCAGTGGTCACAACGCATTCGAGACGAGTTTCCCGCGGCGCGCCGCTTACACGAAGAGGCGCTGCGCGACCACCTGCCCCAGATACTCCACGCGATCGCCGAACAGTTGGCTTCGACCGATGCCGATCATGTGCCCCATCGGGCGCCGGCCCGCCGACACGGCGAAACGCGATGGGACGACGGCTGGTCGATCTCGAACGTCGTACACGACTATCTGCTGTTGCGGCTGGTGATTCTCGATCACCTGCAGCAGACGCTCGCGCGCCCGCTGCAAATGATCGAGATCATGGCCGTGGGGCTCGTGCTCGACGAGACGATCTCCGCCAGCATCGAGGCCTACGAAGTCGGTCGCGAACAGTTCGTACACGGCATGGAGCAACAACGCACCAACGAACTTTCGGAGCGCGATCGGCGCAAAGACGAGTTTCTCGCCACGCTGGGGCATGAATTGCGAAATCCGCTCGCCGCGATCGCAGGCGCGCTCGAGATCTCGCGTCTGGCGACGCCCGCCGAACCACTTTTCACCGAAGCCCGCGACATACTCGATCGCCAGGTGCAACAACTGACGCGACTGGTGGACGATCTGCTCGACATTTCGCGCATCACGCGGGGACGCTTGGAGCTACGCCGCGCGCGGCTCGAAGCAGGACAGCTCACGACCCAGGTCGCACAGATGCTGCAACCGGTATTCGAGATGCGACGCCAGTCGCTACGGGTCGAGATCGCCGACCGACTGATCTGGCTCGACGCCGATCCAACTCGCTTGCAGCAGATCCTGACCAACGTGCTCGTCAACGCGAGCAAATACACGCCGCCGGGGGGTCATATCCAACTCCAGACCGATTGCGACGAGCAGGCCGCCCTATTTCGCGTGGCCGACGATGGACGCGGGATCGACGCTGATCTACTGCCGCGCGTCTTCGATCTCTACACGCATGGCGAGCGCCCCAAGCACACGCCCGATCTGGGACTGGGCATCGGCCTGGCGCTCGTACGACAGCTCGTCGATTTGCACGGCGGCAGCGTAATGGCTGAAAGCGACGGAGCCGGTCGGGGCGCCACGTTTACGATTCGCATCCCTTTGGCCCAGGAAGCCCAAGTGACGCCAGGGCAGGGGACCAACGGTACCGCAGTAGAATCCAACGGCACCTCGTGTCGGAGGGTATTGGTCGTCGAAGATCACGCCGACCTGGCACGTATGCTCTCGAGCCTGGTCGTGCGCTGCGGTCCGGAGGTGCGCGTCGCATCCGATGGTCCCACGGCGCTGGAAGCGGCCCGCGAGTTCCAACCCGACCTGGTGTTGCTCGATATCGGGTTGCCCGGCATGAGCGGCTACGACGTCGCCGCAGAGTTGCGCAAATTGCCGGGACTGCAATCGGCCGTACTGGTAGCCCTGACGGGCTACGGCCAGGAAGAAGATCGTCAGCGCACTCAAACAGCAGGCTTCAGCCGGCATTTGGTCAAGCCGATCGCCTTTGATGTCTTGCAGCAGGTTTTGCGCACGGTCTGCGACCAAAGATCGTAG